In Salinibacterium sp. ZJ70, one DNA window encodes the following:
- a CDS encoding endonuclease domain-containing protein, with product MPAPRPLPPSTPPAFAVRDAPTLGIPRPRLRRSDLVTPFRGARTTTPPREVVELCLAALPVLRADAFICGPTAARLWEIPLPRRLQRQSQLHVGHPHRVRPSRLAGVVGHHFVITPAELTSLSRIPVTTPARTWCDLAGTLSLEELVAAGDRLIWSRAPLATLGEIAALADVHPGRRGRADRRAALAMLSPDADSPAESTLRIRFRAAGLPRVTPNLEVQRPDGGRARIDLAFEDQRVGVEYEGDHHRVERGQWGHDLRRMSALEDAGWSMIRATGDDLISSAELIERVAGRLRGRGWHPTRP from the coding sequence ATGCCCGCTCCGCGTCCGCTGCCTCCCTCGACCCCACCCGCGTTCGCCGTTCGCGACGCCCCGACCCTCGGCATCCCGCGCCCCCGGCTTCGCCGCAGCGATCTCGTCACCCCGTTCCGGGGAGCTCGGACGACCACACCGCCACGAGAGGTGGTCGAACTGTGTCTCGCCGCGCTTCCCGTGCTCCGAGCGGACGCGTTCATCTGCGGGCCGACCGCTGCGCGCCTCTGGGAGATCCCACTCCCCCGACGGCTTCAGCGGCAGTCGCAGCTCCACGTCGGGCACCCCCATCGCGTGCGCCCCTCGCGCCTCGCCGGGGTCGTCGGCCATCATTTCGTCATCACGCCTGCCGAGCTCACCTCGCTCAGCAGGATCCCCGTCACGACTCCGGCACGCACCTGGTGCGACCTCGCGGGCACGCTCTCTCTCGAGGAGCTCGTCGCAGCGGGCGACCGACTCATCTGGTCGCGCGCGCCGCTCGCCACCTTGGGCGAGATCGCGGCTCTCGCGGATGTGCACCCGGGACGCCGAGGGCGCGCAGATCGACGAGCCGCACTGGCGATGCTGTCGCCTGACGCCGACTCCCCAGCCGAGTCCACGCTGCGCATCCGCTTCCGTGCCGCCGGCCTTCCCCGCGTCACCCCGAACCTCGAGGTTCAGCGCCCGGACGGCGGCCGCGCGAGGATCGATCTCGCCTTCGAGGACCAGCGCGTGGGCGTCGAATACGAAGGGGACCACCATCGCGTCGAGCGCGGCCAGTGGGGGCACGACCTCCGCCGCATGTCCGCACTCGAAGACGCTGGCTGGTCGATGATCCGGGCGACGGGTGACGACCTGATCAGCTCTGCGGAGCTCATCGAGCGGGTCGCGGGGCGCCTCCGTGGCCGCGGCTGGCACCCCACCCGCCCGTGA